The Arvicola amphibius chromosome 4, mArvAmp1.2, whole genome shotgun sequence genome includes the window tatACAAGTGCTCTATCTGGATGTATGCCTctatgtcagaagagggtatcagatcccactacagatggttgtgagccaccatgtgattgctgggaattgaactcaggacccctggaagagcagccagagctcttaacctctgagccatctctccagtaccaagTTCATGCTCTTAAGTCTGAGAACTGGGCTCCATTGCTGAGTGGGACTAGGTCTGGCAGAGGGCCTGTTACTTGCTCCACCCTCTCCTCAGTGACAAGGCCTGTCTCTATGAAGGCAAGGCCAGTAGATTGGTGCCTCCCAGTGGCTAGGGTAGGAAAGAGCAACCCTGATGCTGAAGTGCTTATGTGGGGGACCCAGTTGGCTCTTGGTTCCTATTCTCTCTCCTCATAAAATACACAATGaggtaggtggtggtggtacaggcctttaatcccagtactcgggaggcagagacaggccagcctgatttacaagagccaggacagctaggactgttacacagagaaaccctgtcttgaaaaaccaaaataaaaccaaaccaaaaacaaacccccaaaaccaaacaaaacacacacacacaatgaaaggtGTGGGCATAAGAGATCTTTATTTTCACCAGAGGGGGACAGGCAGTGGGGCAGTGCAACATCCAAACCCCAGACCAGACATGCAGCATTCACATGCAGAACAGCTACCCAGGCTGGGGCAGGGCCAGGGGTGGGGCCAGGGACCATGGGACACCCTTGCACCCCTACTAGGATACTTAGGCCTTGGGCTCTTCTGCCATCAATAGTGCAAAGATACAGAAGATTTAGCTGCTTCCCATGGCTAGGACCCCATCATGCTGGCCAAGAAGAAAATGGCATAGAGTGAGGTTTGGCCAGTCTACAGCACTTGATTCTCTTACAGTTGGCACAGCCTTGCCCCCTGGGAGAACCCCATGCCCAGGACAGCACAGCACTAGCGGGAAGATCTATAACCTTTCCTGACCCCAACAGAGCTAGATATTGACCCCAGAAAGACTTAGAGTTGGACTAAGACCCACCCTACCAATCAAGGACAAGCCAATGAAGGGGATGTCCCTGAGGCATCCTGAGGCAGTAGTAAACCGAGGAAGCTGCTATAGACAGGAGGCCTTGCCTTGGTGCCTCTGGGGCACAGGGGAGAGGGGCAGGCATAACAGCAGGCCTGGGCCTGGGTATGTGTGAAGGGCATTACTCTAGGCCCAAAAGGCCATGGCCACTCAGGCCTCAAAAGGCAAGAGTGTGTGGATCATGAGCTTCCTGTAACAGAGTTTAGGGCTAGATGTTCAGACCAGGAGAGAGCCGAGTGGGTGTCCTGCCCAGAACCCTTGTACCCGTGCTCGGCTCTGCCAGGAcaagggaagacagacagatacgTGGAGAGCTTGAAGGCACCAGGATTCTGAGGAGCAGTGGGGCCACTcctcacagacagacagtgacTGCAATAAACAACTTCAACTTCagcttcatgtgtgtgtgaagatgggaagaaaggaggagagaaacagCCAGAGGAAGAGGCACATATGGCAGAAGAGAAACACACTAGATGAATGTGGCAGTTATGTGAGGGtgtgaaggagaggaagaaaaggctaacaggagaggagggaggatagTCAGAGATGGCCTGAACATGCTGCACTTCTGGTCCCTACAAAATAAGGCACCAGAGTCAGTAGCGTTCTCGTTGTCCCTGTGATGTTGAAACAGGTGCCGCGGGGCTGCAGCTGCCGAAGAGCGTGAGTCTGCAGGAGCCTCACACCTGCGCTCCGGTGGCATTCCTGATCAAGGGTATCTGCAAGGAGGAAGGCCGGAATGAGGGCTGTGCAGTCCAGGGCCGGCTAGGGATTCCCACCACAGACAGGTACACACCTTTGACAGGTCCACACCGGTGAGGGCgtgcacagaggcaggcagttctgctAGCAGCCGGTTCACTTCTGATGTCACCTTGCTGTTGTCCCCACTGAGAACTACAATCTCATCAACTTTGGCCAGGGGGGCGGAGATTTTGGCAGCAATCTAGGAGGTGGGTGTTAGGAGGTTTAGACAGAGTGCCACTCTGTCCCGTCCTGTCCCGCACTTCTCTTCTCCATGCCACTCACTCCCAAAGCAACCCAGACAGCAAGGGACGGCCAGAGGTCCATGGGTCAGATAGCCTGGGCCTGCTGAGTGTTTTCATCACAGCCTCCAGCAGTGTGTGGATGTTACCAACTGGGTCCAGAGAAATCCTGCCACTTGCCCAATGGTCAAGCAAGGAGACTAGAACTTTGAGTGCAAACTTGCGTGGGAGGGAACCTCACCTGGGGCAGGGCCTCCAACACCAAGGCCATCTTGGCTGCATCCCCATACTTCTGGTAGGCCTCAGCCTTGAGCTTCATTCGCTCGGCCTCTGCCTTGCCCATTGCCTCAATgactgctgcttctgcctctccaatTTTACGAATCTTCTCAGCTTCTGCTTGTGCCAACAGGACTTGCTTCACCCTGAGGGAGCCCAGGTCATGCAGATCAGTTAGCTAAGAGATGCTGGGGTTCCCTCCAACCTTACCTGGGCCCAGTACACCCTCTAGCTCTCTGTTCTGGTGGCTGTTAGGGATGGGAGACATCTGAAGGGGATGCCCTGTCCTGCTAGCTCTTGTGGGACACAAACCACCAGCTCCCAGCTGCGAGGAAGGTCTGACAAGGAGGCCCTTTGTGCTAACCACAATCCCAGGCACTCTGGACTCTTAGAGAGTCTTCCAGACAACTGGCTTGGGAGCTTATCTGCTTCACAAAGGAACAGACTAGGGCAAGGGGATAGTGTAGCTTCCAAGCCGTGCTGGGAGCACGTGGAGcacggtgtgtgtggggggaggcaAAGCAGCCTCATGAGTCTTCCGGGCCCAGGCTCTCACTTTTCACCCTCGGCAATCTGCTGGATGCGATGGGCCTCCGCCTCCGCAGGGCGGCGCACTGTGGCGATGAGCTCCTTGTCAGTGCGGAGAATCTCCTGGGTCTCCACGGCGATCTGCTTCTTGCGCTGAACTACCTCAATCTCAATCTCTTCCTGCCGGATCTTCTGCTGCTCTCGGGCCCCTTGCAGCTCATAGGCCAACTGGGCCTCAGCCGTCTGTAGCAGGAAGAGTGGCACATGAGGGGGTGAACCGCATAGCGAGTCCCGTGCCGCCCGGTACCTGGGGTCCTCGGTCTCACCTTGATGTTCACCTCTTCACTGAAGGCTGACTTCTGCAGCTCAAAGGCTCTCTTGGAGTCAGCAATCTTGGTGTCGGCCATGAACTTCACATCTAGCATCTCCTTCTTGCACTCAGCTTCCTGGAGTAGCAAGGGTGGTGGTGAGAATTAGCAGAGGGACCACAGAGCCATCAACCCCGCACTCCCTCCCGGGCCTGAGGCATGAGAGGAAAACCCTGCATACCCGGATGCCTGCGTCCCGTTCTGCCTCTGCCACACCAATGTCTGCATCTCTCTGCACCACAGCCGTCTGTGTCTTGCCCAGGGAGCTCAGATAGTCTACTTTGTCATAAACGTcctaagaaaggaaggaggtaTAGTTGTCCCAGGGAACAGTCTCCAGTTCAGGGGGTGCCGCTCCTACAGGTACCCATCTCCGGGTGGACAGAGGGTACAGGCTTCCTATTACACCTCACCTTGATGGTGAAGCTGAGGATTTCGATACCCATACGACCAACATCAGGAGCTGCCACTTCCCGTACCAGCTTGGCAAACTGGTCTCGGTCCTGATAAATCTGTTCCACAGTCAGAGTTCCTGAGGGACAGAAGGAGCATAAACCAATCTCCAGGGGCTAGCCAGCTGAGAGCACAGGAAGCATCTGAGGGCAAGCCTGGGTGCATGTAAGGGTCAAGCAGTGCGAGCTGGATTTTCCTGCGGTCCTCTTCAGGAGTCTAACCCTGCGCTTCCTTGTGAAGCAGGGTGAATGAGCAAATGTGTCCCAAGCAGTACCAGTACTAGACATCCAAGCAGGCTGCCACCTGCCACTTCAATACCTTCCTCTTCAAGTTCCcattaaaagcaagcaaacaaacaaacaaaaaaaccttttttctttcttttttttttttgtttttttgtttttttgagacagggtttctctgtgtagccctggctgtcctggaactcactctatagatcaggttggtcttgaactcacaaagatctgcctgcctctgcctcttgagtgctgggattaaaggtgtgtaccaccactgctgggctaaaaaaattctcagaaatgaaatgaatttatttttatgtgcatttaatttaaactttaaacgatttgcttatttttattttgtgtgcattggtgttttgcctgcgtgtatatctgtgtgagggtgtcagacccctggaactggagttccatgtgggtgctaggaattgaacccaggtcctctggacgagtaaccagtgcttttaatcactgagccatctctccagaccctaaatttttttaaaaaaaatatttatttattatgtatacaatattctgtctgtgtgtatgtctgcaggccagaagagggcaccagacctcattacagatggttgtgagccaccatatggttgccgggaattgaactcaggacctttggaagagcaggcaatgctcctaaccactgagccatctctccagcccccagcccctaaaatttttattagtattagtttgtgtgtatttgtatgtgtgtggatgcacatgcCTGTGTATAGGTGCCTGAAAAGGCAAGAGGTCAACCTTATCATTCCTCAGACAcagtccaccttgttttttgagacaggttctcttatagaggattttctttttgtttttcaagacagggtttttctgtatagccctggctgtcctggaattcactctgtaaaccaggctggtcttgaactcaagatctacctgcctcactgagtggtggtggcgcacgactttaatcccagcacttgggaggcagcggcaggtggatctctgtgaattcgaggccagcctggtctccaagagctagttccaggacaggcctaaaaaagctgcagagaaaccctgtcttgaaaaaccaaaaaaaaatatctatttaaattaaaggtgtgcaccaccaccaattGACAAtggtggctttttaaattttattttaatttttttgagacagagtctgtctgCAGAGTCCCTGGCTAGCCTCGCACTATGTATACCagtcttgacctcacagagatccagctgcctctgcctttaaagtgctggaattgaaggcgtgcgccaccactcccagcaTGCGGTGGCTTTTCAAAAAATCTTGAgttctgaaaattgaactcaggtcctcttgcttgcagacaagcactttaccaatggaACTACTTccccaagcctttttttttttccttttagtgctGGAGGTCAAACACTGGGCCTTTTGCATGCTAAGCTTTATCACTGAACTATACCTTCAGTTcaccttgagtttttttttttttaaatatttatttatttatttatacaatattctgtctgtgtgtatgtctgcaggccagcagaggacaccagacctcattacagatggttgtgagccaccatgtggttgctgggaattgaactcaggacctttggaagagcaggcaatgctcttaacctctgagccatctctccagcccctcaccttGAGTTTTGAAATTAAAACTTAGAAAACGTTTTAGCTCAAACCTCAGTGGGACAGGCTCCCGGCCCAGCCATGCACATGTTCCTGGACCTGGCTCAGAGGCTGGGCAGGGCCTCACCAAGGATGGAGCGTAGATGCCCTTCCAGGGTCTGTAAGACAACGTTCTTAATGTCCTGCACATTCTTGCCCAGGAACTGTTCACAGGCCACGGCTAGGAGCTCCTTCTCTGTCATGATCTTCACCTGCCAAGGACATAGACACTGACGTGAGCTGCAGGGCGGTGGCGGCCCACGCcctgagaagcagaggctggctgTCCGCTGTGCTTCACCCCTCATTGTCAGACTTCCGGGCCTGGGCCTGCAAAGGGGCTTCTGATACCCCTGGAGGGATGGCTGCAGCACAAGGAACTCTCATACTGACATTCAATCTCCACTGGTGGTCCCAGGTCCTGATCTGGCCTCTCCCACGCCTTTGGGGCTCATCTTCCCACCCCTCCAGCCCACTGTTCACACACCAGCCTgctcttcctctgcagctggcaaAACCCCCAGGCTTAGGGGCAGCGAGTATGAAAAGGAGAGTGAGCAATagggacacagacagacaaatggagTTGGAAAGAGCCTAGACAGGGCAGGAGACAGGTCCTCAGGGTGTACATGAGTGTCATTGCCTCTCCAGTTCTGCCAACTCCCTCATCAGAGACAATAACAAGCAGAGAACCTCACTGCCCTGTGAAGCTGAGTGTGTGTTAGGGTGGGACACCCCTTCCAGGCCCCAGCTGAGGTAGATAAGCAGCTCCCAGAATGCCTAGAGGCCAGAACGCCTCTGCCTCACAGAATTTCTTCCTCTGGGCACCCAGGGAACAAAGGAGCCCTGAACCCTGGGGTCCGTTGTGTCCTATGCCTGTAAAAAAATAAGGGTGGGTTAGTGAGACAGGAGCCCTTGACACTGGTTTTGCCTTGACAGGGCCACTGAGGAGAGAAGAATGTCTGTTAGTTTTGCTAGGTGGCCAAGCAGGCCAAGTGGGCATGTTTCAATGCTGATGATCCTGTTGTGGAGGTGACAGGAGTTCTGGAGAGACATCCCCTGGTTGgtgtcctctcctcctcctccccccaaacCCCAGAACGGGGACGAGGCACCTCAATGGACATGCGTGGGGCTGCTGAGTTACTATACCTGGGCGACACCCGTCACAGTTAAAGCTACCCCCTCGGCCGTCTCTACGTCCTCACAGCGGGGCTGCAACGTCATAATCTCTAGGGAAATCCTGCCAAGAAATGCAAAACAGGGGCATGGGTCCGGGGGCCCAGGGCTTGGGGTGTGGAAGAAACCAGTACCTCACTGCTCCAGCTGGGAGACACCGAAGGTCCCAGTAAAAAGGAGTCTTCAGAGGTATGTAGCTGGCTGTGTGTGCAAAGATCATGGGAGAGAGGGCAAGGTAGGAGCAAGTAGCTCCAGGGGAAGCAGGTAAGTGGGTGACATATGTGTACGTATGTTTATATTCATCATCCTGCCTTGAACTGATAGGAAAATCAAGCAAGAAAAGTGGCTGTGGCGCTCTGGGGCTGATGGGGACAGGAAAGCCTAGGGCTATAGCAGTGTGTGTTCTAGGATAGAAAGCAGGGGCAGGGACTTCAGACTGTCAGGGAGGCTGTGCATGGGTGCCATCTGAACGTTCCCCAGGGGTCTCTACCTCCTCCTGGGTCTACTCAGTACATCAGGATGCCTCAGGAGGCTATCTAGAAAGCTCTGCCTATTGGGCAGGCATGCTGAGGGTATGCCCACAGCTAGGCCAATGTATAAAAACTCTACACTTGCCCCTTGCCAGGGAAGGTTATGACTTGAAGGACACCTTTTAATATTGCAGGTCACAAGAAAAATGCAGGCTGGGGTTATACTAGCATATTAACCCTAGAAAGAGCTGTTGTACCCCAATCTGACTCCCCATGTCTTCATTTAGCTAAGTTTGAAAGGTACCTAGGCATTGTCAGAGGTCTCAAGTATAGTGCTGGAATAGAAGGAATTGTGATTGCTGAGGGAAGCTTGGACACTATTCATGCCACACAAGGTATTCCGAGACACTTCTTGGGCCTCTGTACTGAATgaagcctgcctttctttctcttgggtgCAAAGGCTAATGAGTGAGGATGTCCCTTTTCACTAGCTAGAGCTGGTGGGATGCGTAAGGAACAAAGTGGGGATGCTGGGTTTTTGCCTGAGAAGGCTGCAGGGCAGCTTAGTattgaggaaagggaagggcaaGATACTGTTTaaatctctccagcctggggagCTACTAGCAACAGCTGGTAGGGGCTTCTGATGTCCACTGCCTCATTCCCAGTTCCTGAAACTAAGAAGATGCAAATCAGAGAGCTGACACATGAAGCAAGGAAGGTGGGAATCTGCACATCACAGAGAGAAGCTCTTGGAGCTGCTCAGCAGACCAGCCAAGGAAAGACACCCAGTGGGTGACCTGGCAGAACTTGTGGAACCCCTTGAATGTTCTCTATTTGTTAGCCTTAAGGGGCAAAGGCAAGGAATCTGGGGATCTACCTGAATTTACCCTGGCATTAGAAGCAGCAGAGAGAAGAGTGAGGAGGGAGGCACACTCTCAGGAGGAGAGTCCATCCAGTTTCTGCCTGCCAGGCCCCGCAGGGCAGGAAGAGAAGGTTAGATATAGAGGAGGAAACAGGTGAGTTATTACCTGTGCAACCCCTGTTACGAATAGCGGGACCCCCTCCGACGTCTCAATATTCTCACAGCGACACAGGATGGTCATAACCTCCAGAGACAGTCTGAGGAGCAGCCAGGGGGTAGGGCAAGGTAGGGACAGGAAGGGTAGGAAGGGACACAGTAAACACACACAGTGGTTACCAGATCAGCACGGGTGCCTGACACCTGGGGCATGATGTGGTGCTCTCTGTatttccaccccccacccccccgccatCTCAGTCTAAGGCTGCAGGAGAACACAGCCACCCCCTTGGTGACCTGAGGCTTCTAGTCGggtcttctccccttccccttttcaaGGAGAAGCTGCTCGGCTGGGGAAGAGGTCTGTTAGTGTCCAGAGCCCAGGGTCAGAAGTCAGAGGGCCTATGTAGAGGGCACCCGACTTGCAACAATGTCACTTTCCCATGATCTGAGGAACATAGCCTTATCTCCACCCTCCTAACATAGGACAATCTGTTTCCAGAAGTCAGGATGAGGTGGCCACTCTGGGAATTAATACGCCACAGCAAATACTTAATCCTCTTTGGGATATGGACTCTCAAGGTTGGGGTTAATATCCCAATTAAAAAGGCAActggaagccgggtggtggtggcgcatgcctttaatcccagcactcgggaggtagaggcaggcagatctctgagttcgaggccagcctggtctacaagagctagttccaggacaggctccaaaactacagaaaaactctatctcgaaaacaaaaaacaaaaaacaaaaaaacaagaaagaaagaacaacaacaacaacaacaacaacaaaaccacctaAATAAAAAGGCAATTGGATATATCAAAGAAAATTTGGGATGTCTGATCAGGAAGGGGGATCAAAGAAGgctgggaaagaaagaacagttaTGCTAGTTATGCAGGAATATTCACAGTAATCAATGAGGGACGATGGAATTATTTAATTTGGAATCCCAAAGTTGGGCATGGGCAAAGAAAGGAATATTAGTAAGGgaaagaagctgggcggtggtggtgcacacttttaatcccactccagcacttaggaggtagagtaagtgcatctctgagttccaggacagccagggctacacagagaaaccctatctcatccaaacaaacaaataaacaaaaacaaaaataaagaaaaggaaaaaggaaacaaagtgcGTGTAGGCTGCGTGATTCACTCcagctatgtgcatgtgtgtggggcaGTGGTACAGGCAGAGGCAAGCTATAGAAAGTGTGAATGATTCCTTAAGCTCAAGGAAGGGAAAGCAGAGGCTGAGAGCAAAGGGGCAGAAGTGAGTGGGTAAGGTGGGAAGGCTGGGGAGGGACAGGCGACACAGAACTCCCACCTCATCTCTGGGTGAGGCTACTCTCACAGCTGCAGCCTGGGGGTTCTAGTCATGCAGATGTGCAAATGCTGCCTTCATTTGATCCCTTAACACTGGTACCCCTAGGCCTAAGagtactttttacattttttttcagtgctggggatgaaactagggccttgcacatgctggaCAAATACTAAACCAGTTTACTACACCTTGACCTGGCTCAGACAGGAACCTACCCACCAAAGCTCTcttctgggaaaggagagagggaagcaggaggaaggagggagggaggaaaaaaaagggagagagggaggctgcAGCTCAGATGCCAGAAGTGGAAAGATTActcaggaaaggggaaagagctGCTCACATAAGGGCCTCAGGATTAGAGGATGTTGcagcaaagaaaagcaagaggattCACTGAGCCCCGAGGAAGAATGGCTGCCACTATAGGTGTCACATACATCTTGGCTCTGGAAAGTTCTTCAAAAGGGATGTTGTTAGATgcctgactcttctttctttttaaaacttttatttttatgtttagaaGTGTCTGCCTGCACGCATGTATGATTgagtaccatgtgtgtgcctagttcccaaggaggtcagaagagggcatcagaaccctgggactagagttacagacagttgtgagcggctGTGTGCGTaatgagaattgaacctgggtcctctgcaagagcaacaagtgctcttttaGCACTGAGCcaccctcccagcccctccccgtCTTTCTGAGACAGTCTACAGCCTAGCCTGCTAGTCAAGAACTCTGTGTAGCCCAACTCTATGTTGACCTTTGCATCTAGCCTCTTGAGTTTGCCACCATACTAGGCTAGAAGCCTCTGCTCTGACTGCCAGGCTAGAGAAATAAAGGTACCCGGCTATGGAGATGTCCCACATGTgggctaggggctggagaaggGGCTAACtccagagaaaggaggaagagcgGAGGAAGCTGCAGGAGAAGAATCCTCACCCAAAGGGAGCATGTTGGACTTGAATCCAGCTCTCACTTCCTACCTGCTTTCAGGGAAGCTTAGCcttcctgtcttggaactctgctCCCTCAGGTAAGAACTAGGAGTAGGAGGCCTGAGATGTAGAGAACAGGATGCAGGGCCATTGCCTCAGCAATGGCTACCCATACAGGACCGATCTCTGGCAAGTCCAGCTGTCTGGGCCTGGTGTGTGTCTCTGGAGGGTGTTCCCATGTCTTCTGGAAGGATAGCTGATCTAGCCAGATGTGCCTAGGGCTCTCTGAAGTGGAAACTGTGGCTGTCTATGGCACTGATGGCCTTG containing:
- the Flot2 gene encoding flotillin-2 isoform X2, yielding MGNCHTVGPNEALVVSGGCCGSDYKQYVFGGWAWAWWCISDTQRLSLEVMTILCRCENIETSEGVPLFVTGVAQVKIMTEKELLAVACEQFLGKNVQDIKNVVLQTLEGHLRSILGTLTVEQIYQDRDQFAKLVREVAAPDVGRMGIEILSFTIKDVYDKVDYLSSLGKTQTAVVQRDADIGVAEAERDAGIREAECKKEMLDVKFMADTKIADSKRAFELQKSAFSEEVNIKTAEAQLAYELQGAREQQKIRQEEIEIEVVQRKKQIAVETQEILRTDKELIATVRRPAEAEAHRIQQIAEGEKVKQVLLAQAEAEKIRKIGEAEAAVIEAMGKAEAERMKLKAEAYQKYGDAAKMALVLEALPQIAAKISAPLAKVDEIVVLSGDNSKVTSEVNRLLAELPASVHALTGVDLSKIPLIRNATGAQV
- the Flot2 gene encoding flotillin-2 isoform X1, with the translated sequence MGNCHTVGPNEALVVSGGCCGSDYKQYVFGGWAWAWWCISDTQRISLEIMTLQPRCEDVETAEGVALTVTGVAQVKIMTEKELLAVACEQFLGKNVQDIKNVVLQTLEGHLRSILGTLTVEQIYQDRDQFAKLVREVAAPDVGRMGIEILSFTIKDVYDKVDYLSSLGKTQTAVVQRDADIGVAEAERDAGIREAECKKEMLDVKFMADTKIADSKRAFELQKSAFSEEVNIKTAEAQLAYELQGAREQQKIRQEEIEIEVVQRKKQIAVETQEILRTDKELIATVRRPAEAEAHRIQQIAEGEKVKQVLLAQAEAEKIRKIGEAEAAVIEAMGKAEAERMKLKAEAYQKYGDAAKMALVLEALPQIAAKISAPLAKVDEIVVLSGDNSKVTSEVNRLLAELPASVHALTGVDLSKIPLIRNATGAQV